The genomic window CGCATCGCGCACGCGCAAAATCGCCCACTGCCTTTTGCTCCTAAGCCACAGATGGCGAAGATCCATCAAAAAATCAGGACCGTGCTCTTTTTTGCTAATCGGATAATCTTGCGCGTGCTGAATAATTTCCAAATTTTTTATCTGCAATTCATAAACATTTTCTTTTTTGGGATGCTTGGTCACTGTGCCGGTAATTATCACCGATGATTCCTGCGACACATCCTCCACCCGAGTCCATGTCTCCTCGCTTAACTGGGCTTTGACAGCCACGGCCTGTATCCAGCCCGTACCATCCCGCAGTTCCAAGAACCCAATCGGCCCGGATGACCGCTTGTTATACAGCCAGCCCTTTATTGTAACCTCCTGCCCTACGTATTCGGATATATTCTTGATGAATGTGGACATATTTTTAAATTATTCCTAAACTTTTGGCATTTTTAATAAAATCCGGAAGCGGCCTGCCGTTATGCACCTGCACAAATTTATCTATTATTACAAACAACTGCTCCGCCGGCAGCTTGACAAACCTCTCCAACTCCTCCCCATAGCCAAACAAACTCCACAATTTCAAAAGATAATTATTGATTATATTTAAAGGGCTTTTTACCGGCTCGGTATTCAAAAAATGTAAAAAATTTAAAAGTAAATTAAAAATTTTTTCATCTTTCTCTTCGGTTAAGGTAAACTCATCCAAAACGCGCACAGCATAACCGGCCAAAAAACTTTTGGTTAAGTCGCGCCTAATGTTACCATACATTTCCAGCGCTTGTACTTTTGTTAAATGATCAAATTCCTTGCCTTCGGCCACTTCAATTTCCGAGAACGTCGGCCTCTCCAGCCCGGCCGCATTTTTACTGGTCATTTTTTTAATTCCCTTGGCCAAAAGATTCAATTTGCCGCGCTCAAACGTATAAAGAGAAACCACCTGATCAAATTCTTTTAAATCACGTCTTCCTAAAGCAATGGCCAGCATAATCATTTTTTGTTTTTATAACTCTCCAAAATCACCATGGCCGCTTTTTCATCACGGCTAACGCCTCCGCCCATCTGATCGGCCTGTTGCGAAGA from Patescibacteria group bacterium includes these protein-coding regions:
- the recO gene encoding DNA repair protein RecO, whose translation is MLAIALGRRDLKEFDQVVSLYTFERGKLNLLAKGIKKMTSKNAAGLERPTFSEIEVAEGKEFDHLTKVQALEMYGNIRRDLTKSFLAGYAVRVLDEFTLTEEKDEKIFNLLLNFLHFLNTEPVKSPLNIINNYLLKLWSLFGYGEELERFVKLPAEQLFVIIDKFVQVHNGRPLPDFIKNAKSLGII